One genomic window of Hymenobacter sp. J193 includes the following:
- a CDS encoding GAF domain-containing protein, whose product MTNVNTLERPASTGFFPFKTSLSFEPLIKYWSNRQHDANAGTAALARAVMAQVEEATWSRGCITDMHDLVHGCDLTETLMLAVFPPASFNKDITGVTPPFTRYSFYQTPRFREVLLNANSTIKQPLNVDAATLEIYMARMAYLLILEKVYDVQLPWNTTIVFTVPDYSIGLYRHYGLDFNSTFVDVQVVGTPPELTPEQVEHLSHNLHRLDVWKEVLPPEHFELSGFNIMHLVDVTDQEILSELKYDLLERDVLQASDRLEQIQEKLRVLFGRPFLQLGIAAYDEKKRAFVDFGRKINHSFITKQLAKQQEASAGFRQIYARLLIDRQPLILENVETADLPEDLRQQILGLGIRSAILALLPYGDDTVGLLELGSPQVGDLDEFCLEKVNQFVPLFAVAVKRNAEEIQTRVQAIVKEKFTAIHPTMEWRFTDAALNLLSQLEDGNKNAEMEDIIFHEVYPLHGSSDIRGSSTARNEAIQADLIEQLSLANKALKKASEQQALPILDELKFYVNKNLRRLRQSLVTGDEVTILDSLRTQVEPLFEYLAQNTPELRPVIAEYWNHIDPELGILYKRRKAFEQSVTMLNDMVSDYLDEEEEKAQKMFPHYFQRFKTDGVEFNIYVGASLVENKPFDLIFLKNLRLWQLLAMVEITRRTAVLKKQLPLPLETTQLVLIHGQPLSIRFRQDERQFDVDGAYNIRYEIIKKRIDKATVQGTGERLTQPGHLALVYSQAREAAEYMEYIDYLQDRNLLEPEVEELGLEELQGVKGLLALRVKVRL is encoded by the coding sequence ATGACAAACGTGAACACGCTGGAACGCCCGGCTTCTACCGGCTTCTTTCCTTTCAAGACTTCGCTCAGCTTTGAGCCCCTTATCAAATACTGGAGCAACCGCCAGCACGACGCCAACGCGGGTACGGCCGCTCTGGCTCGGGCCGTAATGGCGCAGGTTGAGGAGGCCACCTGGAGCCGGGGCTGCATCACCGATATGCACGACCTGGTGCACGGCTGCGACCTGACCGAAACGCTGATGCTGGCCGTGTTCCCCCCGGCTTCTTTCAACAAGGATATTACCGGCGTAACGCCGCCCTTCACCCGCTATAGCTTTTACCAGACGCCGCGTTTCAGGGAAGTGCTGCTCAATGCCAACAGCACCATCAAGCAGCCGCTGAACGTGGACGCGGCCACCCTGGAAATCTACATGGCGCGCATGGCGTACCTACTGATTCTGGAAAAGGTGTACGACGTGCAGCTACCTTGGAATACAACCATTGTATTCACGGTGCCCGACTACAGCATTGGCCTGTACCGCCACTACGGCCTCGATTTCAACTCCACGTTTGTTGACGTGCAGGTAGTGGGCACGCCCCCCGAGCTCACGCCGGAGCAGGTGGAGCACCTGAGCCACAACCTGCACCGGCTGGATGTGTGGAAGGAAGTGCTGCCGCCTGAGCATTTTGAGTTGAGCGGCTTCAACATCATGCACCTGGTAGACGTGACGGACCAGGAAATCCTGTCGGAGCTGAAGTACGACCTGCTGGAGCGCGACGTGCTGCAGGCTTCCGACCGGCTGGAGCAGATACAGGAAAAGCTGCGGGTGCTGTTTGGCCGGCCGTTTCTGCAGCTGGGCATTGCCGCCTACGACGAGAAAAAGCGCGCCTTCGTGGATTTTGGCCGCAAAATCAACCACAGCTTCATCACCAAGCAATTGGCCAAGCAGCAGGAAGCCAGCGCCGGCTTCCGGCAGATTTATGCCCGCCTACTGATAGACCGCCAGCCGCTGATTCTGGAAAATGTAGAAACCGCCGACCTGCCCGAGGACCTGCGCCAGCAGATTCTGGGCCTGGGCATCCGCTCGGCCATTCTGGCGCTGCTGCCCTACGGCGACGATACGGTGGGGTTGCTGGAGCTGGGCTCCCCGCAGGTAGGCGACCTGGACGAGTTTTGCCTGGAGAAAGTAAACCAGTTTGTGCCGCTGTTTGCGGTGGCGGTGAAGCGCAACGCCGAGGAAATCCAGACGCGGGTGCAGGCCATTGTGAAAGAGAAGTTCACGGCCATTCATCCTACTATGGAATGGCGCTTTACCGACGCGGCCCTCAACCTGCTCAGCCAGCTGGAAGACGGCAATAAAAACGCTGAAATGGAGGATATCATCTTCCACGAGGTGTACCCGCTGCACGGTTCCAGCGACATCAGGGGCAGCAGTACGGCCCGCAACGAAGCCATCCAGGCCGACCTGATTGAGCAGCTCTCTTTAGCTAACAAGGCCCTTAAAAAGGCCTCCGAGCAGCAGGCCCTGCCTATTCTGGACGAGTTGAAGTTCTACGTTAACAAAAACCTGCGCCGCCTGCGCCAGAGCCTGGTGACAGGCGACGAAGTAACCATTCTTGACTCGTTGCGCACGCAGGTGGAGCCGCTGTTTGAGTACCTGGCCCAAAATACGCCGGAGTTGCGCCCCGTCATTGCCGAGTACTGGAACCACATCGACCCGGAGCTGGGCATCCTATACAAGCGCCGCAAAGCTTTCGAGCAGAGTGTAACCATGCTCAACGACATGGTGAGCGACTACCTCGACGAAGAGGAAGAAAAAGCGCAGAAGATGTTTCCGCATTACTTCCAGCGCTTCAAAACCGATGGGGTGGAGTTCAACATCTATGTGGGCGCCTCCCTGGTAGAAAACAAGCCGTTTGACCTCATCTTCCTGAAAAACCTGCGCCTGTGGCAGTTGCTGGCCATGGTAGAAATTACCCGGCGCACGGCGGTTCTCAAAAAGCAGCTGCCGCTCCCGCTGGAAACCACCCAGCTGGTGCTCATCCACGGCCAGCCGCTTAGCATCCGCTTCCGCCAGGACGAGCGGCAGTTCGACGTGGACGGAGCCTATAACATCCGCTACGAAATCATCAAGAAGCGCATCGATAAGGCTACCGTGCAGGGTACCGGGGAACGGCTTACCCAGCCTGGCCACCTGGCGCTGGTGTACAGCCAGGCCCGTGAAGCCGCCGAGTACATGGAGTACATCGACTACCTGCAGGACCGCAACCTGCTGGAGCCCGAGGTAGAAGAGCTAGGCCTCGAAGAGTTGCAAGGGGTAAAAGGCTTACTGGCTCTGCGGGTGAAGGTGAGGCTTTAA